GCATTATAGTCTAGTGAATTTACCATTTAAGGTTTTTGGGTTACCTATAGGAAGCTAATCATAAAAGTGTGTCCACTCTCGAGGAAGAATTGCTTTCACAACAACTTGCATATATGTTACTTACAAACTTACACCGTCCATCtcatattaagtttgatgttttttattttcttatttcgATAATTATATGTTAATTAACACACTACAAACAAAGCTACCCTCTATATTCATTCATACATGGCATGTAGCCAAAGAAAACTAAATAGACACCAAAACCAACTTGCAACAATTAATATATCTCACTAGTGTATTTCAAGCACCACTTAATCAGTATTTATAGAGTAAAATTGACTTTGATATGATAGGTAAATAACGTACTGCATGACATGATGCTACAACCTTAAGAGTcttgtgaaaatttaaaattatttcacgtTGCAACAACTACATGCACATATCAGCAATAACATCCGTGACCGCAACTTAAAATCATGATCGAATTCTATTGCTTTTAGTTGGTGTCAACAAATTAACACCTTTTTTCCACACATGTTGCTTACTCCATTCAATCTAAGTTGCATGCTTGTCTAGTCGGAGTAGGAAATAATATGTTAGGCACAACAAATGCAACAACAAAGCCAATTATAATTCATATCAATGTAAAGAATTAATGGAACAGAGGCAACCGTCTATTGAGCATTTAGCTTAAGtgtgaaaactaaaaaaattcgacAAGCAATCCGTATACCAACAATGTTAAAGTGTAAGTGTGTAATTAGTGTTGTTAAGTTTCTAGTTTTGTGTGTTAGGCTCGGCGCGCGCCTGTCCTTGCCGGAATTGGCCTTGCCTCGCCTGGAGCAGGCTTGGCCTCGCTTGTTGTATTTGCCTATATAAGGCCTTGTTTGTTAATCAAAGAACTTGAGGAACACAGTGTTGCTCAACAATTGGTATCACTATATTttgaattctttttattttttaaaatttttattttgaaattattattattatatttcttttaatatCATTAAAAAGGAGTATATGATCGTCAAAAACCCCTTAAAAAGGAACGGGGGAAAATATATATACGAGGTTAACAACATTTTTCTTTGACACATACGTGAACAATTGTTGTTGGACAGTATTATTAGTATATATGTTACTAATTACACCCTCCCTCCatctcatatttatttatttatttcttctttcATGTTAGTAGTTGTTTTAGCATTTGGGCTTAGTCTTGTGCATTTGGGCCTTTGTGTTAGTGTCCAGCCCATTGCTCTTGTGTTGTAATGCCTATATAAAGGCTTGTATTGTGCATATTGAATTCAATGAGAAAGCTTTTACAACATgtggtatctagagcctaaGGACCAGATCTAGTTCCAAGAATAAACTGCAGTTTCATCTCTCTTTTTCCGGCCACCATTGCAACGGTTTGCTCTTTCTTCTCCGGCGAgttttttcattctttcttgCTTCTTTGTTTATcattgttctttcttttcactCCAATCATGGAAGAAAGTTCTAATTTTCTTCAACCCTCAGTTCCTAAGTTTGAGGGTTACTATGAGCATTGGTCAATGCTTATGGAAAATCTAATCCGATCTAAAGAACTATGGCCTCTGATAGAAACTGGTGTCACGATGGCTCATCCCAATGCCACGGCTGAGCAACTTCGTGTTGCCAATGAAAGCAAGCTTTAAGATTTGAAGGTCAAGAATTATCCTTTTCAATCTATTGATCGCACGATTTTGGAAATGATGTTAGTACATGATACAGCTAAAGATATCTGGGATGCGATGAAACGTAGGTATCAAGGTTCAACAAAGGTGAAATGAGCTCAGTTACAGACCTTGCGACGTGAGTTTGAACTTCTTGAAATGAAAGAAGGTGAATCAGTGAATGATTTCTTCTCAAGAACCCTCACCATAGCTAATTGCATGACAGCACAAGGTGAAAGAATGGAGCAAAACACTATAGTGGAGAAGATCCTTAGATCAATGGCACCTAAATTCAACTATGTAGTCTACTTAATTGAGCAATCAAATGATGTGACAACTCTTTCAATTGAAGAATTGCAAAGTAGTCTTTTGGTTCATGAGCAACACATGCGTGGTCAACAAGTTAGTATTGAAGAATAAGCTCTTAAGATCTCAAATGGTGGCAGAGGACCTGGTAATGGAAGAGGTCGAGGAAGAAATTCCAGTAGAGGAAGGGGGAGggtgatgtaggaggatttcttgtgtatattattattttagttagatttagttttattatattttaggtagatttcttatttttatttagttaggtttgttattttcttttacaatcttttaggagatttgttatttttatttctcactcctatttaaactaaattattgtagccttgaaggcaactttttgattgaataaaaattcggagatttttctcaaatttggtggactccaaattactgtttcggtggactccgaaaccctattttgacaagtttgtgtttgcggcttgtctttatccattaggtttagcgttttgctaacctagcgcttccgtactgcgtcagttggtatcagagcaggtttctcctgttctttttctaacgtgatcagatgggagatcaCCCGGTGACGAAAGCAGAGTTTTACGGTGCCATGACGGCTTTAACCGCGGCCATCACAGCTCTGACAACACAGGTGACAAAGTTATCCAACAACACCACCACTCAAAAAACTCAATTCAATTCCTCCGCCACCGCCTCTCTCACCATGGCCGCCGCCAACGATCCAAACAACCAAACTCAGATGGCGTTAATTCTCGGCCAAGATTCCACTCACTTCGAATCCCTAATTACAAATCTCATGTCAACCTCCAACGACCACCGTTCCCAAGCCGAAAATCTCTTCAATTTATGCAAACAAACTTACCCTGATTCCTTGCTGGATATTGAAGATGATCCTGCTTGGCATGCTGCACTGACCGAGGATGAGGATGCTGGTGAGACTACTAACTATGGATTTGGACAGGAATGTTTGGACAGACTTTCAATTTCTTTGGGTGGGAACACGATTGTGCCGGTTGCGTCTGAGTTGTTGCCGACTTACTTGGTTTCCCCTGAATGGCAAAAGCACAATGCTGCGCTCGTTGCCATCGCACAAATTGCAGAGGGTTGTTCAAAAGTGATGACAAAGAATCTGGAGCATGTATTGTCAATGGTTTTGAATTCATTTTCTCACCCACACCCTAGGGTGCGATGGACGGCTATAAACGCAATTGGGCAGTTGTCCACAGATTTAGGGCCAGACTTGCAAGTTAAATATCACCACTTAGTGCTTTCGGCATTAGCTGGTGCCATGGATGATTTTGAAAACGCTCGAGTACAGGCTCATGCTGCTTCTGCAGTGCTAAACTTCACTGAGAATTGCACCCCAGATATTCTAATACCTCGTTTGGATGTGTTGACACGAGACATGTCCTCTCACttcattcaatgggatccaggagggtggtctcttgttcattgGAGGAGTCAACCTGCAAAGGAAGCTCTTTATCAAGACGAGAACTCGGGgacgagttcttttgaggtagaggagactgatgtaggaggatttcttgtgtatattattattttagttagatttagttttattatattttaggtagatttctaatttttatttagttaggtttgttattttcttttacaatcttttaggagatttgttatttttatttctcactcctatttaaactaaattattgtagcattgaaggcaactttttgattgaataaaaattcggagatttttctcaaatttggtggactccaaattactctttcggtggactccgaaaccctattttgacaagtttgtgtttgcggcttgtctttatccattaggtttagcgttttgctaaacctagcgcttccgtactgcgtcagagGGGAAGGCAGAATCTTGAAGCAATTGAATGCTACAAGTGCCACAAACTTGGACCTTATCAAAGTGCTTGCCCATATTGGGGTGCTAGTGTCAATTATACTGAATTTGATGAGGAAGAACTTCTTCTAATGGCTACAACTGAACAAAATCAAGAAATCAGATAAGAGACTTGGTATTTGGACTCAGGATGCAGCAATCACATGATAGGGAATAAAGATTGACTATTTGATTTTGATGCTTCATTCAAAGATTTTGTGAAAGGGAAATGATGCAAATGGTTGGAAGTTTGATGTATTTGCTTGCTACTAGGCCTGACTTAGCTTACTCAGTATGCCTTGTAGCTAGATTCATGGAAAGGCCAACTGAAATACACATAGCAGTAGTCAAAAGGATTATGAGGTATGTTAAAGGGACAGTTGGATATGGCTTGCTATACAAGAAAACCAATATAGAAATGCAACTCAATGGATGGACAAACTCTGATTATGCAGGGGATCTTGATGACAGAAAAAGTACATCTGGATATGTTTTTATGTTAGGGGAAGGTGCTATTTCATGGTCTTCCAAGAAGCAGCCCATTGCGACTCTTTCAACAACAGAAGTTGAATTCATTGTTGCTGTCTCATGCTCCTGTCAATGTATCTGGATCAACAATGTGCTAAAGCATTTGAAGGTTAAGCAAAACAAGTCTACTATATGATTCACTGTGATAATAGCTCATCCATCAAATTGTCAAAAAATCCCATTTTACATGGAAGGTGTAAACATATCGATGTTGGATTCCACTTTCTTAGAGACCTTGTTAAAGATGGTGTCATTTGAGCTGGTGCATTGCAAGTCTCAAGATCAATTAGCAGATATTATGACTAAGCCACTGAAGTTAGATACTTTCAGCAAGCTTAGAAGTAACTTGAGAATGATTGATTTAGTTTGTTTAAACtgaatttttctgttttatgttTGATTATCTGTGAACATTCAGTTTAAGGGAGGGTATGTTAGTAGTTGTTTTAGCATTTGGGCTTAGTCTTGTGCATTTGGGCCTTTGTGTTAGTGTCCAACTCATTGCTCTTGTGTTGTAAAAGACTTGTATTGTGCATATTGAATTCAATGAGATAGCTTTTACAACATTTCATAGAGTTGTTCTATTGATTAACTTATGTCGTTAATTGAAAAGAAAAGGGAGAAAGCATCATTTAATTCATACATGGATGGGAAGATTTACAATGCAATATTGGATGGAGAAAATTTAAAGACATACTAAATAAACTAGCACATGCATGCATGTATAGCTACGTACAACAACTAAATGAAATGGAAGCTAGCTAGAAATTAAAGTACTTagtagatagatagatagatagatatcgTGGCCATAGTATAGTATAGTGCTCACGAAACAATtataacataattaataataattagattAAACTCCACGAACAATTATAGGTTCCtcactttcatcatcatcatcatttttgcTCTTCTTTTCTTGTTCATTTTTGTCTGCCAATTGGGTCTCTATGACAATACTTTTGAGTGCCTCAATTGGTgccttcttttcctttttaataTCTTTTTCACCGCGATTCCTATAAATTGCATACACCACCATCTGAAGTAATCCCAGTCCAAAACCCAACACATTTGGGAGCTACACATTGATTAATCATTCACCAtgcatgcaaaaaaaaaaaaaaacttaattagtaACATATATTCATCAAATAATATAACTAGTCATCTAGTCCAAAATCAATTCATCTTTTTGTTTGTACAATACAAACTactaaaaataatcaaattatcGAAATAAATTTAGCGGACTAAAACGTGAAATCTGTTTCTAAATTTTCCACTAAATTAATTTAGTtacaaaaatttcatatttttcattcCAAATTCGTggctaatttattttttcttctagtaTAATAACACTTACAGCAATGCATATGTCCTTGAGGAAGAGACCATATCCAAACCACATTGTAGCACTCAATGTGAGAGTGAATGACAAATTGAAAGGCATAAACTCAACACTCTTTGTACGAACAACTTGTGCCTACATATAAAGTTCAAggtaaaaaatattagattcaTGAAGTTCATAAACTACGCACTATAGCGTGTATACTTATTTGAGTAGCGATTTTTTCAATTCATATTCATGTGTACGTACCACA
This genomic interval from Trifolium pratense cultivar HEN17-A07 linkage group LG6, ARS_RC_1.1, whole genome shotgun sequence contains the following:
- the LOC123892174 gene encoding secreted RxLR effector protein 161-like; amino-acid sequence: MMQMVGSLMYLLATRPDLAYSVCLVARFMERPTEIHIAVVKRIMRYVKGTVGYGLLYKKTNIEMQLNGWTNSDYAGDLDDRKSTSGYVFMLGEGAISWSSKKQPIATLSTTEVEFIVAVSCSCQCIWINNVLKHLKVKQNKSTI